The DNA window GGTTTCTACCGTCAATCCCCCAGCCTTAATCGCTTCTGGTGAAACGTGCTTGGGCAGTTCTTGTTGGATGTATTCGGTGAAGTAGGGGGCGAACCTTTCGAGTCGCTTAGGACGGCTGGGTTTTGTGACTAGGGTGTCAGCGATCGCTTTCTCGGCTTCGGCTGCGGTAATGAATCCCGCTTGCTGCATCTGTTGTAATACCAGATTGCGGCGCTCTTTAATCGTTTGTGGATTCTTAATTGGCGAATATTGATTGGGTGCTGGTGGGATGGCGGCAAGTGTCGCCATTTCCGACAGGGTTAGTTCGTACACCGGCTTAGAAAAGTAAACCCAAGCCGCATCTGCCACGCCATAAGCACCTTCTCCTAAATAAACCAAATTTAAGTAGCGTTCTAGAATTTGATCTTTGGTGTTTTCGTTTTCGATTTTTTGAGCGGTTCGGACTTCCTTAAGCTTGCGCCAGATGCTACGCTCCTGATCGAGAAAGACCATCCTCGCCAGTTGTTGGGTGATGGTGCTACCGCCTTCTACAACATCTCTTGCTATCAGGTTAGAAAAGGCTGCTCTTAAAACTCCCTGGTAATCGACTCCCTGGTGTTTGTAAAAGCGTCTGTCTTCTATGGCAATGAAGGCTTGAATCAGCTGCTTGGGAATTTTGTCAATTTTGAGGGCTTCGCGAGTCGCGGGGCCGGTTTGTTGGAGTATCTTGTTGTTTGAGGCTTTGATGGTCAAAGTCTCTGGTCGCATCAAGGTTAAGGCATCGCTGGTATCGGGTAAGCTACTCTCCAGCGACCACGCAGCCAACCCCAGCGCGATCGCTCCTCCTCCTAAACCCAAGCCAAGCCAAAACCGACGCTGATGATGCAGTGGGTTCTCGCCGATGAATGGCTTCTTGACAATTTCAGGAAGCTCCTGAGTAGAGAAGCGCTTCAGCCGCAAGAGATTGTCTTTCAATTGCCGAGGGTGGGGTGATGCGTCTGTTTCTCCGTTGTCTGGTTCCTTGTTATCAATCGGAGTATCGACTGGTTCTTCTTTGTTACTTACAGGAGTCTCGACTGGTTCATTTGACACCCCCGCATTGAACTTGCCTGATAAATCCTTCAGTCTTGAGATGAACTTGGTCACATCAACTCCTCAATCACCAAAAACTTCTGGCGCAAAATTCCCTGCTTATTGTTGCCTATTTTATGGCTTGAATCCGGGATCTGTGCCTAGGCAATTGTGAACTTATTCGCTTTTTGTCAAGTTACTGTTTTTTATTCCATCACAAAATATATTTCAGCGCACCCAGCACCACGCTTTTTTATAAGCATTGTTTGTTTATATCGGAAGCAACTTGAAGGGATGGGGCAAATCTCTGGGCATTTCCAAGCAAACTCCTGATTATTCTCTTTTTTCTGTCTGGATAAGCCTATTTAAGCAGCGGAGGTCATTTATGAGAAAAATCTAGCTTTGAGAGGAGCCGGTTTCTTCTGAAGTTGGTGGTCGCCCTCATAAAATGTTCGTAGCGAACATTTTATCGGTAAATGGCTTTCTGGAAACTCATCGGGAAAACAGCAACTTCGGCTTGTACAGCAAAATATCTTTCCTAATATAGATGTATCCGTTGGGGTTAGTATAAGTGATCGCCCTTCTGATGCCAATCCATCATGGGTAATTTGCTTAACGTTTGTGCGTAATCTTTCGAGGTTAGGCAAGTCATAGATATCTTACCTATTTTGGTTATAAGGTAATCCTATTTGATTGGTCAGATATTTTTTTGACAAACCGCAAAGACGCAAAGGAGGCAAAGGAAGAGAAAGAGAAAGAGAAAGAGCTTATAAATCTTTTACGATTGATATAAGTTCATTTGTTATAGTTAAATCTTATCTATAAAGATTTTTGCAAATCAATTGGCAGTAGCATGGATTTTGTAACGACCTTGGGATTTATGGCGGCAACTTTGACCACTATTGCTTTTTTGCCTCAACTGTTTAAAGTATGGCAAACAAAATCAGCCAAAGATGTTTCTCTGGAAATGTTGATTATTTTCTGTGCGGGAGTGTTTTTGTGGTTAGTGTACGGTTTTTACATTCAATCTTTTCCGGTTATTGCTGCCAACTTGCTAACCCTAATTTTTAATCTGATAATTTTATCGCTTAAAATTAAATATGAATAAGATAATCTTTTAAGGTTTTACTTGCCTGTGATGTCTGGAGTTTTTGCCGCAGAACGTCTTTTATTTACACCCGCGACGCCTGACACCGACGCTATCCGGACTATATTTGCTTTCCCGAATGAGTACAGCGTTGGCATCACTAGCCTAGGCTATCAGGTGGTGTGGGCGTCTTTGGCAATGCGCTCCGATCTTGAAGTCAGCCGCCTATTTACAGATACTCATGAGCCGCTGCTGCGATCGCCCGAATTAGTCGGATTTTCTCTTTCTTGGGAATTAGATTATGTCAATATCCTCAATTTGTTGGAACTGCTAGAGATTCCGAATCGAGCATCTGCGCGTGATGACAATCATCCCCTCGTATTTGGGGGAGGACCCGTATTAACCGCCAATCCAGAACCTTTTGCTGACTTTTTTGATGTCATTTTGCTGGGAGATGGCGAAAATCTGCTCAGCAATTTTATTGATGCGTATAAAGAAGTTAGAACCGCTACCCGACAAGCTCAACTGAGGCGTTTGGCGCAAGTACCGGGAATTTATATCCCTAGTTTGTATCAAGTTGAATATCACGCGCCCGATGGCTCGATCCAGTCCATTTTGCCCGTAGATGCGGAGATTCCCGCCGTAATTGAAAAGCAAACTTATCGGGGAAATACGCTTTCTGCTTCAACTGTGGTGACAGAGAAGGCGGCGTGGGAAAATATTTATATGGTGGAAGTGGTACGGAGTTGTCCGGAAATGTGCCGCTTCTGTTTGGCGAGTTATCTAACATTGCCGTTTCGCACAGCAAGTTTGGAAAGTTCGCTAATTCCAGCCATCGATCGGGGATTGGCGGTGACGAATCGGCTGGGATTATTAGGAGCATCGGTTACGCAACACCCAGAGTTTGAAACTCTTCTAGATTACTTGAGTCAGCCAAAATACGACGATGTCCGCCTCAGCATTGCTTCGGTGCGGACGAATACGGTGACAGTACAGCTAGCTCAAACTTTAGCAAAACGAGACACGCGATCGCTCACCATTGCCGTAGAAAGTGGTTCGGAACGGTTGCGGCAGATTATCAATAAAAAGCTGACGAATGAGGAAATCATCCAAGCTGCAATCAATGCCAAAGCAGGTGGATTAAGCAACCTCAAACTCTATGGAATGGTGGGAGTTCCAGGGGAGGAACCCGAAGATTTAGAAGCAACGGTGGCGATGATGCGATCGCTAAAAAAAGCCGCGCCTGGGTTACGCTTGACCTTCGGATGCAGCACTTTTGTTCCCAAGGCTCATACGCCGTTTCAGTGGTTTGGAGTCAATCGGGATGCCGAAAAGCGGCTCAAAGGCTTAGAGAAGCAATTGCGCCGCGAAGGGATTGAGTTTCGACCGGAAAGCTATAATTGGTCAGCAATCCAAGCTTTAATATCGAGAGGCGATCGCCGACTTTCCCATCTTCTAGAACTGACGCGACACTACGGCGACTCTCTAGGCAGCTACCGCCGTGCTTTCAAAGAACTGCGAGGACAACTGCCGGCTCTCGATTCCTATATTCACGCCAGTTGGTCGTTAGAGCAAGTTTTGCCTTGGAACCACTTACAAGGGCCATTACCAGTCGCCACCCTCCAGAAGCATCTAGCCGACGCTACGGCTCATTTTCGGGAGGCTTCAGCCTGCTTAACTTAGCCGATGGGGCGATTACGACCGTAAGCACACGGATAAGTCGATTCTGCCATTTTTAGGAAAACAGCGATCGCACAGATGTAGTTGATAGAAACTCCAGTAAAACTCTAAGAAGAGTTTGATTCTTCCAAGGTAGGCGGACAGATGGCATTGGTAAAATCTGAATTTAATCGTAAATTTGCTTCAAAACTGGCTCTAGTGGGTGCAGGGGCGCTTTTATGCTTGATTCCCTCCATAGAAGCGATCGCTAAAACTGTGACCTCCACGGGTGCTGCGGCAGTTCAACCAACTGTTCTGGCGGCTCAACCCAAAGGTCGCACCCAGCGCGTTCGATTTGCCAAAGGGAAAAGCTCCGCTGTTGTTGAATACTCAGTCGTGCGAGGCACTAGAGATATTTACGTGCTAGGTGCTAAAGCTCGCCAGAAAATGACGATCGCCATTACCTCTCTTGAAGAGAACGCTGTTTTTGATATCGTAGATCCCAATGGGCGGATGATCGATCAAGAGGCAACTAGCTGGACCGGCACATTGCCTAAAACCGGGGACTATAAGATCGTGGTTGGCGGGACTAGAGGCAACGCCAGTTACAGAATGAAAGTCGGAATTAAATAATCGTTCAATTTGTCAGAAATTCCTCCGCCGGAAGCTGTACTGGCGGGGGAATTTTTCTTATAAATTGAATAGATTCCCCAACCAGTGGCAAGCAAATGTTAAAACTAGCTTTGGCAGGTGTAGGAGCATTTTTATTCCTGACCTCTCCGGTGTACGCTGGAGAACGAAGTACCGAAAGCGATCGCTTTGAGTTTTCTCGGCAAAACACAGCAGAAATTCTCCAGGTTCAACACTTATCAACTTCCGACTCAATTGAACTCGCTCAACTTCTGAATACCCGCTGTCCACCGAATACCTCTTTATACCGTGCTGCTGAAACTAGAAACTATTTCGCCCATATCTGTGCGGCTAAAGGAGGTACTTTAGTCTATATTGGAGGTGCCAAAAAGGGAGCGGGAAATTCCGTTAATGTGACGATTCCTAGCAACAGTAGCGGTCAGTTCGTTGCTGTTCAAGGTAATACCCGTTACATCCTTACCCAAAGCCAGCTACGCATTATTCAAGACAATAAAATCATCGTTAACGAAAGAGTGTTGCGATGGACTCAATAACGATGATTAGAGGAATAAATTAAATGCAAACAACATCCGAGTATTTTTGTGCCTATTGCGGCGAACCAAATGTTACGTTTGTTGACTTGAGTGCCGGGGGTCAGCAGTCTTATATTGAAGATTGCCAAGTCTGCTGTCGCCCGAATAATCTCTACATTCGGCTTGATGAAGAAACCCTTGATATTGAAATTGATAGTGACTACGAAGGCTAAAAATAAATTTTGATTAATTCCTGCCTAGTTTGCTCGCGAAAGATTTCTGAAATTTCTGGGAATTCCTTGCGCCCTTCTGAAGATACAACTACTGGTAATCAGATAGTTACTCAAAAAGCAACCTTGATATTACGGTTTCATCTTCTAATAAAGGTCAAGTTAGGGCATTCATGAAATCTGAATTCAATCGCAAACAGGCTTTTAAATTAGCTTTAGTAGGCGCAGGAGCATTATTATTCTTAGCACCAGCGGTACAAGCAGCAGAACTAGCAGCAGGTACTTCCAAGATAAGCGATCGCCCAATCCAACTAGCTGCTTTTAACGATTGACATCAACGACTTAATTTTGAATACATCCCCACCTTTCCACACCCAAATACCATCATTTGGGTGTTTTTTGAGGATTACTTAAGAAGCATAAACTTCTGAAGATTCTTCTTAGCCCCCCTTAAAAAGGAATTAGCCCTAGGAAGTTGAAGGAATCTCCACAGATAACGCTTCCTTACCCTGCCTTACGAGTGAGTTTCCCGCGTTTGTCCCTCAATAACAGCACTCCAGTCGTCATTATTAACTGCCGCTTCTAGCTTTTGCTGCCGCTTGGCATCACTTTCCTCGGCATCTGCCAAATCCTTGGTGAGCGTGCTATCTGCCATCGCTTTGCGGAGTTTGAGCTTTTTCTCCTCATAGGCGTTGCGCTCTTCAGGCGACATCGCTGCTTTTGCAACTTCGCCTACGGTACTAGCCCACATCCCGCTGACATCAGCGTTACCAGGCGGAATGCTGCCGAGTTCGGAAATCCACGCCTCTCGCAAATTTTCCATATCCGTGCGTTTTGGGAACTTGAACGCCTGCACCCGCACAAAAGCGCAAGTTTCTCTCCCATTTTGAGCGACATGACCATTCAGGGAAAGCAGTACATTCCGAGAGTAACCGATGTATTGCGTCTGGCGTTGGGTATTTAACACAGCGTACACCCCAGCAATTTTCGCATTCTGGGCGCGATCGCACCAGGCTTGAAGCGGCAGCACTTCAGTACCATCGTTTTCGAGATCAGCAGGAGTCGCTATCTCAGGGGCAGCGTGTTCGTCGTCAGAGCTATACAAAAAGTCGTGCAGCCCCCGGTGGCCTTCGGGTACATTTTGGTGTTCAACGGGCACATTCTGGTTTGTCTCCACCTGAATTTAGTCTCCATTCAATGAATTTGCCGCTAGGAGTCAGTCAATCCTGGGATTTATCCACTCCCTGTAACTTGTTTATAGTTTAGGGCGTGGACAGTGGTCATTTCAGTCCCGCTTAGTATCACTTAGTTCAACGGGTGGTTTTGCATATAGCTCAACAGCCAATTCGCCGCTGTCGCCCGACGAGTCTGCCTGGGGCCAAATTCACCCAATTTGTAGCCCTTAAAACCGAGTTGTTCTTTGAGTAGCTGCTTGTTTTCTGGCGGAATCGAGCGAGTCAGCTTTACGGTTGGGGGGCGGTTTTCAATAAAATCAGGCGGTTGCGGATATTCATCTCGCCATTCTGGGAGAAGTTCGCTCGCGTCCCATTGATTCGCCGCTGCGTCGTAGCGATAACCCAAGCATTGCCACACCAATTGGTTCACAGTGGCATCATCAATTTCATCGTTG is part of the Coleofasciculus sp. FACHB-1120 genome and encodes:
- a CDS encoding SemiSWEET transporter, translated to MDFVTTLGFMAATLTTIAFLPQLFKVWQTKSAKDVSLEMLIIFCAGVFLWLVYGFYIQSFPVIAANLLTLIFNLIILSLKIKYE
- a CDS encoding radical SAM protein; its protein translation is MMSGVFAAERLLFTPATPDTDAIRTIFAFPNEYSVGITSLGYQVVWASLAMRSDLEVSRLFTDTHEPLLRSPELVGFSLSWELDYVNILNLLELLEIPNRASARDDNHPLVFGGGPVLTANPEPFADFFDVILLGDGENLLSNFIDAYKEVRTATRQAQLRRLAQVPGIYIPSLYQVEYHAPDGSIQSILPVDAEIPAVIEKQTYRGNTLSASTVVTEKAAWENIYMVEVVRSCPEMCRFCLASYLTLPFRTASLESSLIPAIDRGLAVTNRLGLLGASVTQHPEFETLLDYLSQPKYDDVRLSIASVRTNTVTVQLAQTLAKRDTRSLTIAVESGSERLRQIINKKLTNEEIIQAAINAKAGGLSNLKLYGMVGVPGEEPEDLEATVAMMRSLKKAAPGLRLTFGCSTFVPKAHTPFQWFGVNRDAEKRLKGLEKQLRREGIEFRPESYNWSAIQALISRGDRRLSHLLELTRHYGDSLGSYRRAFKELRGQLPALDSYIHASWSLEQVLPWNHLQGPLPVATLQKHLADATAHFREASACLT
- a CDS encoding GIY-YIG nuclease family protein; the protein is METNQNVPVEHQNVPEGHRGLHDFLYSSDDEHAAPEIATPADLENDGTEVLPLQAWCDRAQNAKIAGVYAVLNTQRQTQYIGYSRNVLLSLNGHVAQNGRETCAFVRVQAFKFPKRTDMENLREAWISELGSIPPGNADVSGMWASTVGEVAKAAMSPEERNAYEEKKLKLRKAMADSTLTKDLADAEESDAKRQQKLEAAVNNDDWSAVIEGQTRETHS
- a CDS encoding DUF1823 family protein, yielding MSNLPPLNTETIWAILNDEIDDATVNQLVWQCLGYRYDAAANQWDASELLPEWRDEYPQPPDFIENRPPTVKLTRSIPPENKQLLKEQLGFKGYKLGEFGPRQTRRATAANWLLSYMQNHPLN
- a CDS encoding CPXCG motif-containing cysteine-rich protein, yielding MQTTSEYFCAYCGEPNVTFVDLSAGGQQSYIEDCQVCCRPNNLYIRLDEETLDIEIDSDYEG